The following are encoded together in the Bradysia coprophila strain Holo2 unplaced genomic scaffold, BU_Bcop_v1 contig_94, whole genome shotgun sequence genome:
- the LOC119084938 gene encoding keratin, type I cytoskeletal 9-like isoform X1 — translation MALTMMRKETLALILLQCLLCSAQNGPPPMGPGGPMMGPMGLMPMNIDQIVGAPPDLPDSDEHEKHYQGYYLIGAEEQNLGAPPPPNTDNEQQYQGYQYGAEQMVGGPLEDLFRPIETSLHNAGAHLFPRMSANEGATEDSLDELDDTPAGARKFFKFGKKDKKKGKKYYNTVNYYYSDKGYGGGYGGGYGGGYGGGYGGGYGGGYGGGYGGGYGGGYGRSGYGGGNYGGGYSNRGYGAGSYSGGQGGYGGYSGGYGSNDGGYGGYGHSHGGYGHSHGGYGHSHGGHGHGGYGHSHGGHGGYGGGYGKGGGYGSSYGGGYGKGGYGGGYGGGYGKGGGGYGGGYGGGYGGGYRSAETAESQQQPQSIPQQEPNFRQYA, via the exons ATGGCTCTAACGATG ATGCGAAAGGAAACGTTGGCCCTCATTCTACTCCAGTGCTTATTGTGTTCGGCTCAAAATGGACCACCACCAATGGGACCCGGAGGACCGATGATGGGACCAATGGGACTAATGCCTATGAATATCGATCAAATCGTTGGCGCTCCACCAGATTTACCAGATTCTGATGAACACGAAAAACATTATCAGGGCTATTATCTGATTGGTGCAGAAGAACAAAATCTGGGCGCACCGCCACCACCCAATACTGACAATGAACAACAATACCAAGGATATCAATATGGCGCCGAGCAAATGGTTGGAGGCCCACTGGAAGATCTATTCCGC CCAATCGAAACTTCGCTTCACAATGCGGGTGCACATTTATTCCCTCGGATGAGTGCCAATGAAGGTGCGACTGAAGACAGTTTGGATGAATTAGATGATACGCCAGCAGGTGCacgaaagtttttcaaattcgGAAAGAAAGACAAAAAGAAGGGCAAGAAGTACTACAACACCGTGAACTATTACTATTCCGATAAAGGTTATGGTGGTGGTTATGGAGGTGGTTATGGTGGCGGTTATGGTGGTGGATATGGAGGTGGATATGGAGGTGGATATGGTGGAGGATATGGAGGTGGTTATGGTGGCGGATACGGACGCAGTG GCTATGGCGGCGGTAACTACGGCGGTGGATATAGCAACAGAGGATATGGAG CAGGAAGCTATTCAGGCGGACAAGGAGGTTATGGAGGATATAGTGGAGGCTACGGAAGCAATGACGGAGGTTATGGCGGTTATGGACACAGTCACGGAGGTTACGGCCATAGTCACGGAGGTTACGGACACAGTCACGGAGGACACGGTCATGGCGGTTATGGACACAGTCATGGTGGTCATGGAGGATATGGCGGCGGCTACGGAAAAG GAGGCGGCTATGGTAGCAGTTATGGAGGTGGATATGGAAAAGGAGGCTACGGCGGAGGCTATGGAGGAGGATATGGAAAAG GTGGTGGAGGTTATGGCGGTGGTTATGGTGGTGGTTATGGTGGCGGTTACCGTTCAGCCGAGACAGCCGAAAGCCAACAACAGCCTCAATCCATTCCACAACAG GAGCCGAATTTCAGACAATACGCGTAA
- the LOC119084938 gene encoding heterogeneous nuclear ribonucleoprotein A3 homolog 1-like isoform X3, translated as MALTMMRKETLALILLQCLLCSAQNGPPPMGPGGPMMGPMGLMPMNIDQIVGAPPDLPDSDEHEKHYQGYYLIGAEEQNLGAPPPPNTDNEQQYQGYQYGAEQMVGGPLEDLFRPIETSLHNAGAHLFPRMSANEGATEDSLDELDDTPAGARKFFKFGKKDKKKGKKYYNTVNYYYSDKGYGGGYGGGYGGGYGGGYGGGYGGGYGGGYGGGYGGGYGRSGYGGGNYGGGYSNRGYGAGSYSGGQGGYGGYSGGYGSNDGGYGGYGHSHGGYGHSHGGYGHSHGGHGHGGYGHSHGGHGGYGGGYGKGGGYGSSYGGGYGKGGYGGGYGGGYGKGGGGYGGGYGGGYRSAETAESQQQPQSIPQQEPNFRQYA; from the exons ATGGCTCTAACGATG ATGCGAAAGGAAACGTTGGCCCTCATTCTACTCCAGTGCTTATTGTGTTCGGCTCAAAATGGACCACCACCAATGGGACCCGGAGGACCGATGATGGGACCAATGGGACTAATGCCTATGAATATCGATCAAATCGTTGGCGCTCCACCAGATTTACCAGATTCTGATGAACACGAAAAACATTATCAGGGCTATTATCTGATTGGTGCAGAAGAACAAAATCTGGGCGCACCGCCACCACCCAATACTGACAATGAACAACAATACCAAGGATATCAATATGGCGCCGAGCAAATGGTTGGAGGCCCACTGGAAGATCTATTCCGC CCAATCGAAACTTCGCTTCACAATGCGGGTGCACATTTATTCCCTCGGATGAGTGCCAATGAAGGTGCGACTGAAGACAGTTTGGATGAATTAGATGATACGCCAGCAGGTGCacgaaagtttttcaaattcgGAAAGAAAGACAAAAAGAAGGGCAAGAAGTACTACAACACCGTGAACTATTACTATTCCGATAAAGGTTATGGTGGTGGTTATGGAGGTGGTTATGGTGGCGGTTATGGTGGTGGATATGGAGGTGGATATGGAGGTGGATATGGTGGAGGATATGGAGGTGGTTATGGTGGCGGATACGGACGCAGTG GCTATGGCGGCGGTAACTACGGCGGTGGATATAGCAACAGAGGATATGGAG CAGGAAGCTATTCAGGCGGACAAGGAGGTTATGGAGGATATAGTGGAGGCTACGGAAGCAATGACGGAGGTTATGGCGGTTATGGACACAGTCACGGAGGTTACGGCCATAGTCACGGAGGTTACGGACACAGTCACGGAGGACACGGTCATGGCGGTTATGGACACAGTCATGGTGGTCATGGAGGATATGGCGGCGGCTACGGAAAAG GAGGCGGCTATGGTAGCAGTTATGGAGGTGGATATGGAAAAGGAGGCTACGGCGGAGGCTATGGAGGAGGATATGGAAAAGG TGGCGGTGGTTATGGTGGTGGTTATGGTGGCGGTTACCGTTCAGCCGAGACAGCCGAAAGCCAACAACAGCCTCAATCCATTCCACAACAG GAGCCGAATTTCAGACAATACGCGTAA
- the LOC119084938 gene encoding keratin, type I cytoskeletal 9-like isoform X2, with product MALTMMRKETLALILLQCLLCSAQNGPPPMGPGGPMMGPMGLMPMNIDQIVGAPPDLPDSDEHEKHYQGYYLIGAEEQNLGAPPPPNTDNEQQYQGYQYGAEQMVGGPLEDLFRPIETSLHNAGAHLFPRMSANEGATEDSLDELDDTPAGARKFFKFGKKDKKKGKKYYNTVNYYYSDKGYGGGYGGGYGGGYGGGYGGGYGGGYGGGYGGGYGGGYGRSGYGGGNYGGGYSNRGYGGSYSGGQGGYGGYSGGYGSNDGGYGGYGHSHGGYGHSHGGYGHSHGGHGHGGYGHSHGGHGGYGGGYGKGGGYGSSYGGGYGKGGYGGGYGGGYGKGGGGYGGGYGGGYGGGYRSAETAESQQQPQSIPQQEPNFRQYA from the exons ATGGCTCTAACGATG ATGCGAAAGGAAACGTTGGCCCTCATTCTACTCCAGTGCTTATTGTGTTCGGCTCAAAATGGACCACCACCAATGGGACCCGGAGGACCGATGATGGGACCAATGGGACTAATGCCTATGAATATCGATCAAATCGTTGGCGCTCCACCAGATTTACCAGATTCTGATGAACACGAAAAACATTATCAGGGCTATTATCTGATTGGTGCAGAAGAACAAAATCTGGGCGCACCGCCACCACCCAATACTGACAATGAACAACAATACCAAGGATATCAATATGGCGCCGAGCAAATGGTTGGAGGCCCACTGGAAGATCTATTCCGC CCAATCGAAACTTCGCTTCACAATGCGGGTGCACATTTATTCCCTCGGATGAGTGCCAATGAAGGTGCGACTGAAGACAGTTTGGATGAATTAGATGATACGCCAGCAGGTGCacgaaagtttttcaaattcgGAAAGAAAGACAAAAAGAAGGGCAAGAAGTACTACAACACCGTGAACTATTACTATTCCGATAAAGGTTATGGTGGTGGTTATGGAGGTGGTTATGGTGGCGGTTATGGTGGTGGATATGGAGGTGGATATGGAGGTGGATATGGTGGAGGATATGGAGGTGGTTATGGTGGCGGATACGGACGCAGTG GCTATGGCGGCGGTAACTACGGCGGTGGATATAGCAACAGAGGATATGGAG GAAGCTATTCAGGCGGACAAGGAGGTTATGGAGGATATAGTGGAGGCTACGGAAGCAATGACGGAGGTTATGGCGGTTATGGACACAGTCACGGAGGTTACGGCCATAGTCACGGAGGTTACGGACACAGTCACGGAGGACACGGTCATGGCGGTTATGGACACAGTCATGGTGGTCATGGAGGATATGGCGGCGGCTACGGAAAAG GAGGCGGCTATGGTAGCAGTTATGGAGGTGGATATGGAAAAGGAGGCTACGGCGGAGGCTATGGAGGAGGATATGGAAAAG GTGGTGGAGGTTATGGCGGTGGTTATGGTGGTGGTTATGGTGGCGGTTACCGTTCAGCCGAGACAGCCGAAAGCCAACAACAGCCTCAATCCATTCCACAACAG GAGCCGAATTTCAGACAATACGCGTAA
- the LOC119084938 gene encoding heterogeneous nuclear ribonucleoprotein A3 homolog 2-like isoform X6, whose product MALTMMRKETLALILLQCLLCSAQNGPPPMGPGGPMMGPMGLMPMNIDQIVGAPPDLPDSDEHEKHYQGYYLIGAEEQNLGAPPPPNTDNEQQYQGYQYGAEQMVGGPLEDLFRPIETSLHNAGAHLFPRMSANEGATEDSLDELDDTPAGARKFFKFGKKDKKKGKKYYNTVNYYYSDKGYGGGYGGGYGGGYGGGYGRSGYGGGNYGGGYSNRGYGAGSYSGGQGGYGGYSGGYGSNDGGYGGYGHSHGGYGHSHGGYGHSHGGHGHGGYGHSHGGHGGYGGGYGKGGGYGSSYGGGYGKGGYGGGYGGGYGKGGGGYGGGYGGGYGGGYRSAETAESQQQPQSIPQQEPNFRQYA is encoded by the exons ATGGCTCTAACGATG ATGCGAAAGGAAACGTTGGCCCTCATTCTACTCCAGTGCTTATTGTGTTCGGCTCAAAATGGACCACCACCAATGGGACCCGGAGGACCGATGATGGGACCAATGGGACTAATGCCTATGAATATCGATCAAATCGTTGGCGCTCCACCAGATTTACCAGATTCTGATGAACACGAAAAACATTATCAGGGCTATTATCTGATTGGTGCAGAAGAACAAAATCTGGGCGCACCGCCACCACCCAATACTGACAATGAACAACAATACCAAGGATATCAATATGGCGCCGAGCAAATGGTTGGAGGCCCACTGGAAGATCTATTCCGC CCAATCGAAACTTCGCTTCACAATGCGGGTGCACATTTATTCCCTCGGATGAGTGCCAATGAAGGTGCGACTGAAGACAGTTTGGATGAATTAGATGATACGCCAGCAGGTGCacgaaagtttttcaaattcgGAAAGAAAGACAAAAAGAAGGGCAAGAAGTACTACAACACCGTGAACTATTACTATTCCGATAAAGGTTATGGTG GTGGATATGGTGGAGGATATGGAGGTGGTTATGGTGGCGGATACGGACGCAGTG GCTATGGCGGCGGTAACTACGGCGGTGGATATAGCAACAGAGGATATGGAG CAGGAAGCTATTCAGGCGGACAAGGAGGTTATGGAGGATATAGTGGAGGCTACGGAAGCAATGACGGAGGTTATGGCGGTTATGGACACAGTCACGGAGGTTACGGCCATAGTCACGGAGGTTACGGACACAGTCACGGAGGACACGGTCATGGCGGTTATGGACACAGTCATGGTGGTCATGGAGGATATGGCGGCGGCTACGGAAAAG GAGGCGGCTATGGTAGCAGTTATGGAGGTGGATATGGAAAAGGAGGCTACGGCGGAGGCTATGGAGGAGGATATGGAAAAG GTGGTGGAGGTTATGGCGGTGGTTATGGTGGTGGTTATGGTGGCGGTTACCGTTCAGCCGAGACAGCCGAAAGCCAACAACAGCCTCAATCCATTCCACAACAG GAGCCGAATTTCAGACAATACGCGTAA
- the LOC119084938 gene encoding heterogeneous nuclear ribonucleoprotein A3 homolog 1-like isoform X4, whose translation MALTMMRKETLALILLQCLLCSAQNGPPPMGPGGPMMGPMGLMPMNIDQIVGAPPDLPDSDEHEKHYQGYYLIGAEEQNLGAPPPPNTDNEQQYQGYQYGAEQMVGGPLEDLFRPIETSLHNAGAHLFPRMSANEGATEDSLDELDDTPAGARKFFKFGKKDKKKGKKYYNTVNYYYSDKGYGGGYGGGYGGGYGGGYGGGYGGGYGGGYGGGYGGGYGRSAGSYSGGQGGYGGYSGGYGSNDGGYGGYGHSHGGYGHSHGGYGHSHGGHGHGGYGHSHGGHGGYGGGYGKGGGYGSSYGGGYGKGGYGGGYGGGYGKGGGGYGGGYGGGYGGGYRSAETAESQQQPQSIPQQEPNFRQYA comes from the exons ATGGCTCTAACGATG ATGCGAAAGGAAACGTTGGCCCTCATTCTACTCCAGTGCTTATTGTGTTCGGCTCAAAATGGACCACCACCAATGGGACCCGGAGGACCGATGATGGGACCAATGGGACTAATGCCTATGAATATCGATCAAATCGTTGGCGCTCCACCAGATTTACCAGATTCTGATGAACACGAAAAACATTATCAGGGCTATTATCTGATTGGTGCAGAAGAACAAAATCTGGGCGCACCGCCACCACCCAATACTGACAATGAACAACAATACCAAGGATATCAATATGGCGCCGAGCAAATGGTTGGAGGCCCACTGGAAGATCTATTCCGC CCAATCGAAACTTCGCTTCACAATGCGGGTGCACATTTATTCCCTCGGATGAGTGCCAATGAAGGTGCGACTGAAGACAGTTTGGATGAATTAGATGATACGCCAGCAGGTGCacgaaagtttttcaaattcgGAAAGAAAGACAAAAAGAAGGGCAAGAAGTACTACAACACCGTGAACTATTACTATTCCGATAAAGGTTATGGTGGTGGTTATGGAGGTGGTTATGGTGGCGGTTATGGTGGTGGATATGGAGGTGGATATGGAGGTGGATATGGTGGAGGATATGGAGGTGGTTATGGTGGCGGATACGGACGCAGTG CAGGAAGCTATTCAGGCGGACAAGGAGGTTATGGAGGATATAGTGGAGGCTACGGAAGCAATGACGGAGGTTATGGCGGTTATGGACACAGTCACGGAGGTTACGGCCATAGTCACGGAGGTTACGGACACAGTCACGGAGGACACGGTCATGGCGGTTATGGACACAGTCATGGTGGTCATGGAGGATATGGCGGCGGCTACGGAAAAG GAGGCGGCTATGGTAGCAGTTATGGAGGTGGATATGGAAAAGGAGGCTACGGCGGAGGCTATGGAGGAGGATATGGAAAAG GTGGTGGAGGTTATGGCGGTGGTTATGGTGGTGGTTATGGTGGCGGTTACCGTTCAGCCGAGACAGCCGAAAGCCAACAACAGCCTCAATCCATTCCACAACAG GAGCCGAATTTCAGACAATACGCGTAA
- the LOC119084938 gene encoding heterogeneous nuclear ribonucleoprotein A3 homolog 2-like isoform X5 codes for MALTMMRKETLALILLQCLLCSAQNGPPPMGPGGPMMGPMGLMPMNIDQIVGAPPDLPDSDEHEKHYQGYYLIGAEEQNLGAPPPPNTDNEQQYQGYQYGAEQMVGGPLEDLFRPIETSLHNAGAHLFPRMSANEGATEDSLDELDDTPAGARKFFKFGKKDKKKGKKYYNTVNYYYSDKGYGGGYGGGYGGGYGGGYGGGYGGGYGGGYGGGYGGGYGRSGSYSGGQGGYGGYSGGYGSNDGGYGGYGHSHGGYGHSHGGYGHSHGGHGHGGYGHSHGGHGGYGGGYGKGGGYGSSYGGGYGKGGYGGGYGGGYGKGGGGYGGGYGGGYGGGYRSAETAESQQQPQSIPQQEPNFRQYA; via the exons ATGGCTCTAACGATG ATGCGAAAGGAAACGTTGGCCCTCATTCTACTCCAGTGCTTATTGTGTTCGGCTCAAAATGGACCACCACCAATGGGACCCGGAGGACCGATGATGGGACCAATGGGACTAATGCCTATGAATATCGATCAAATCGTTGGCGCTCCACCAGATTTACCAGATTCTGATGAACACGAAAAACATTATCAGGGCTATTATCTGATTGGTGCAGAAGAACAAAATCTGGGCGCACCGCCACCACCCAATACTGACAATGAACAACAATACCAAGGATATCAATATGGCGCCGAGCAAATGGTTGGAGGCCCACTGGAAGATCTATTCCGC CCAATCGAAACTTCGCTTCACAATGCGGGTGCACATTTATTCCCTCGGATGAGTGCCAATGAAGGTGCGACTGAAGACAGTTTGGATGAATTAGATGATACGCCAGCAGGTGCacgaaagtttttcaaattcgGAAAGAAAGACAAAAAGAAGGGCAAGAAGTACTACAACACCGTGAACTATTACTATTCCGATAAAGGTTATGGTGGTGGTTATGGAGGTGGTTATGGTGGCGGTTATGGTGGTGGATATGGAGGTGGATATGGAGGTGGATATGGTGGAGGATATGGAGGTGGTTATGGTGGCGGATACGGACGCAGTG GAAGCTATTCAGGCGGACAAGGAGGTTATGGAGGATATAGTGGAGGCTACGGAAGCAATGACGGAGGTTATGGCGGTTATGGACACAGTCACGGAGGTTACGGCCATAGTCACGGAGGTTACGGACACAGTCACGGAGGACACGGTCATGGCGGTTATGGACACAGTCATGGTGGTCATGGAGGATATGGCGGCGGCTACGGAAAAG GAGGCGGCTATGGTAGCAGTTATGGAGGTGGATATGGAAAAGGAGGCTACGGCGGAGGCTATGGAGGAGGATATGGAAAAG GTGGTGGAGGTTATGGCGGTGGTTATGGTGGTGGTTATGGTGGCGGTTACCGTTCAGCCGAGACAGCCGAAAGCCAACAACAGCCTCAATCCATTCCACAACAG GAGCCGAATTTCAGACAATACGCGTAA
- the LOC119084943 gene encoding uncharacterized protein LOC119084943, with protein MFLDRDSQSIPKESTHIPSVKLPSRQYRIDPLRKSKPVRYSELDGPKTHDDDEGMSDFPHRERPNKFIPITNHQRGRGHNHPVDRHHHPSGSLPHFHHREHIDKCTVRPIQTPNPSPKDCKQTDISKLLSRIQADYFACCDDCRRKMVRKYATDGCSVCSKSPDPIVMPDVPCEKEILSPKCACDHNKNILENLKKISEKLCELSAARSAKIRREKEKKNGSDVKKDLLQQLNKIYEKLSSLKSTDEIENSCPKQGSDCACSKCTEGSNKPSVNKMKN; from the exons ATGTTCTTAGACCGAGATTCCCAATCTATACCCAAAGAATCGACGCATATTCCAAGTGTAAAAC TTCCATCCCGTCAATACAGAATCGATCCACTTCGGAAATCTAAGCCAGTAAGGTACAGTGAATTAGATGGACCTAAAAcgcatgatgatgatgaaggaATGTCTGATTTCCCTCACCGTGAAAGACCGAACAAATTCATTCCCATCACTAACCATCAACGTGGCCGCGGCCACAATCATCCAGTTGACCGTCATCATCATCCAAGTGGTTCGTTACCCCATTTTCATCATCGCGAACACATTGACAAATGTACTGTTCGTCCAATCCAAACGCCCAATCCATCCCCGAAAGACTGTAAACAAACTGACATCTCGAAGCTCTTGTCCCGAATACAAGCCGATTACTTTGCCTGTTGTGACGATTGTCGCCGGAAGATGGTCAGAAAATATGCAACTGATGGATGTAGTGTGTGTTCAAAGTCTCCAGATCCAATAGTTATGCCGGACGTTCCATGCGAGAAGGAAATTTTATCACCAAAATGCGCCTGCGATCACAATAAGAATATTCTCGAAAATCTAAAGAAAATCTCTGAAAAACTGTGTGAACTATCTGCGGCTCGGTCAGCAAAAATTCGAagggaaaaagaaaagaaaaacggaaGCGATGTGAAGAAGGACTTGCTGCAgcaattgaataaaatttatgaaaagttGAGCAGCCTCAAAAGTAcggatgaaattgaaaattcttgtCCGAAACAGGGGAGTGATTGTGCGTGTAGCAAATGTACCGAAGGATCTAATAAACCGTCCGTTAATAAGATGAAAAATTAG